One Nitrospira sp. DNA window includes the following coding sequences:
- a CDS encoding universally conserved protein: MLPSEQTPRRRIIDLLTGTLLSSHQLAQLLGMPERHVEDHLTHVVKTLARDPARTFLLEPSTCQDCGYAFRDRTKLTRPSRCPNCRSEAITSPRYGISERQL, translated from the coding sequence ATGCTGCCTTCTGAACAGACTCCCCGCCGGAGAATCATCGATCTGCTGACCGGCACGTTGCTGTCCTCTCACCAACTGGCCCAGCTTTTGGGAATGCCGGAGCGGCACGTGGAAGACCATTTGACACACGTCGTGAAAACGCTGGCGCGCGATCCGGCGCGGACCTTTCTGCTCGAACCCTCGACCTGTCAAGACTGTGGGTATGCCTTTCGCGATCGAACCAAGCTCACCAGACCCAGCCGCTGCCCCAACTGTCGCAGCGAAGCCATTACGTCCCCCCGCTACGGCATCAGCGAACGGCAACTTTGA
- a CDS encoding putative lipoprotein, with protein sequence MNRTSVWIVLTLLLMGSACGPDQATQLLETAQFEERQNNRAHAKELYEEILRRYPDSPASQTARTRLAQLADKP encoded by the coding sequence ATGAACAGAACTTCTGTCTGGATCGTCCTCACGCTGCTTTTGATGGGATCGGCCTGCGGCCCAGACCAGGCGACGCAACTGCTTGAAACCGCCCAGTTCGAAGAACGCCAGAACAACCGGGCCCACGCCAAGGAACTGTACGAAGAGATCCTTCGTCGTTACCCCGACAGCCCCGCCTCCCAGACCGCCCGGACAAGACTGGCGCAACTCGCCGACAAGCCCTGA